The following proteins are encoded in a genomic region of Oncorhynchus masou masou isolate Uvic2021 unplaced genomic scaffold, UVic_Omas_1.1 unplaced_scaffold_4269, whole genome shotgun sequence:
- the LOC135534987 gene encoding uncharacterized protein LOC135534987: GDYICYQCVLLSNFVFLLLSVSLSLTPLSTSPGCLVQVERRGLESHLLECEFRSRACPSGCGHTPLSVDQSQHNSVAELRTELELLRAEMLGKVEEVRREMESRLDSQRRHMVQKESLLKSEVEDLKGQVSRVVCDVRALLGEERLRRQELAEADLEKRELLEILRSLQPCRGQRNRDEPIRGLHQEDGTIRSQHQVEYPTRALLRAGPTQASTQSLPSALPTPALYPPTSPQPGEGSRKARPRSLTLDCIKSREVTVI; this comes from the exons GTGGAGACTACATATGTTACCAGTGCG TGTTGCTCTCTAACTTCGTCTTTCTGTTactgtctgtatccctctccttaACTCCTCTTTCCACCTCCCCAGGTTGTCTGGtgcaggtggagaggaggggtctAGAGTCTCACCTGTTAGAGTGTGAGTTCCGCAGCAGGGCGTGTCCTAGCGGCTGTGGCCACACGCCCCTCTCTGTAGACCAATCACAGCACAACTCTGTTGCGGAGCTACGAACAGAATTGGAGCTGCTCAG ggcagAGATGTTGGGtaaggtggaggaggtgaggCGTGAGATGGAGTCGAGGCTGGACTCTCAGAGGAGACACATGGTGCAGAAAGAGTCTCTGCTGAAGAGCGAGGTGGAGGACCTCAAG ggccagGTGTCGAGGGTGGTGTGTGATGTGCGGGCTCTCTTGGGGGAAGAGCGCCTGCGGAGACAGGAGTTGGCAGAAGCGGATCTAGAGAAGAGGGAGCTACTGGAGATTCTCCGGAGCCTGCAGCCATGCAGGGGCCAGCGGAACAGAGACGAGCCAATCAGAGGACTGCATCAAGAAGACGGGACAATTAGGAGCCAGCATCAAGTGGAATACCCAACCAGGGCCCTGCTGAGGGCGGGGCCAACACAGGCTTCTACCCAATCACTACCCTCGGCTTTGCCTACTCCAGCCTTATACCCGCCTACCTCCCCACAGCCAGGGGAGGGGTCACGCAAGGCCCGCCCCCGCAGCCTTACCCTCGACTGCATCAAGAGCAGAGAGGTCACCGTCATCTGA